One Glycine max cultivar Williams 82 chromosome 1, Glycine_max_v4.0, whole genome shotgun sequence genomic window, GCATAATTACAAAGGCTATGTTGTTGGCTTCTTTCTTAGCTTAAAAAATAGCATATATGTTGTTGGAATGTAGTGTAGGGTAAATATCCCATTTTCAATTCCTAATGTAGTGTAGGCTATAAATCACAACCACTATGGTGTACAAGGACAAATTCCCTTTATTGCCACCAATTTCTtagtttttcaactaattttcttatacaTTTTTGTGATTTctcctctctttctttcattagaAGACCTTCTACAGGGTTTGAAATCCTTCGTCATTTGATGCAAATACTGAGTCAACCCCTGATCTAATTCTCATTGTCCTCTGCTGATTTGCTCACTGATGCATGTCTAGGTCTTTCTGTTCACCCAGGTCTACTGAGTTGCTTTATTCTGACTTCTGATTCACatttatctttgattttttgttccttttccTATTTTAGTTCTGAGTTCTAACTACTCAATGCTCCACATTATTTTCACTTATctctttttattgttaaatatgAATGTCTTTAAGttttggaaaaaattattttattctgatCATTTTTGTGtatagtataaattatttatcttgtaTCTATATTCTTCAATATAATGGTCATCCCACTAAAGTTATTTGGGGTTGGCTGCAATAATAGCTGCTTAGGATAATAAACCTTTAAAGCAGCTAGATTTTATATTTCAGTATAGTATTTCATAAAATGGTGTATTTCATAGTACTGTAGGTATGCTTTATAGTTTTCGTATTTCTTTAAGCAAATCAACAATGTACTTCGTTTGGGAGATGGAAATACCCTTCCTGCTTTTGGTCACTTCCATCCCAGGAAATTTTTGTAGCTTCCCTAGGTCTTTAACTATGAATTCTGACTATACACACAATTATTGTTCCATCCTTGAAATCCTAGGAGTAGTTTCATATAAAGTTTCTCTTCTAACTTCCCGTTCAAGAAACTTCCCAAGAGGATGAAGAGATCACAATTCCAGCTACTTTAGTTGGTTGAGTTGTTGAGTTGGCTACTATGCCTGTCACTGATCTTGCAGTCTCCTCTGCTAATGCATCGCAGAAGGCTCTGTGTGTTATGAAACTGTCCCTCTTGCAGATGATTGTCATATGCAAAACACATACAAACAAAACCAAACCTATGTGACTAAAGTGCTGTAACAGtccataaatttttattttatgactttttctcttttcccaaGACCTAAaagacacacacatacatactcCATGTTAGGCACCTGCCACTGCATTGATAAAAtttctcaattttaatttcattatactAACATTTTCTCTCTCACAAGTCACAAGGGTGTCATTATAGTTAGgtacatatattatatatactatatagtatttattatatatattaactagTTCAAATGTTGACTGTATATATCATCTTCTCCATTGTAAGAAGGGATAAGGAATGCAGATGGGTTTAATATTGTACACATTTGAATATAGAGACGTGAATTTGAGTCAACCTCGGATTGAAATAGCATTCTTCATAAATGAATGATGTCTTTGACTTGTGAAGTGATTTATAAATGGTCGTTCTTGATGGTTGTTTAGGTTAGTTACCTTGACAATAGGGTTCCACAGTCACAGTTGTACTCTCTAGTGCCACAGGTGTTGGAGTGAGCTTTCCAGTCTGATTGAACAACATACTTCTTGGATCATTTGTCATATTTCCACTTCTTCTGGCCATGCTTTCTGCAGAAGTGCTTCTTGATGCCAGTGAGGTCCCCTAGGGCCCTTGAAGGCTCATGGTGCATGCAACTAGCTTCTGGGCACACATACACCTTCTTCCTTATAATCTCTTTGCTTGATCTTTGGTTCAGCTTCCATGGTAAATTGTGTCCTCTTCTGTGAAGTTGGAGATTCTGGTCTCTTTGAAATCCTTTGTTGCAAATCTCACAAATGAACCTATTACTTGCCAAGAGAGTCTTTGGAGACAAGCTGACAACTTCAGCTTTAGGGTCTAAATAaaacaatgaagaaaaaaacaaacaccaaactaaaaaaataaaggaaaagttTAACCCAATTGAGATAAACATTAAACAAGACAAACACATACAACaaacaaaccaaaaccaaaaccaaaaataaactaTGCTTACAAGTTTGAATATTAGacatataataaataagaaaccTGGGTTGGCAGAAaggtttctctttttctttagtgGAGGTTGTGTTTGAGTTTGTGGTGGAGTAAAGTATTGCTGTGAGTAATCAGTGCCAATTTCGGTTCTGTTGTCTGAGGAAGCCCTAGCTTCAGCAAATGTAGAAGTCAAATTAGACATGGTTTTTGGAACATCAAATATTATTCAAACCCTTTATCATTTTTCCCATATTTGGAGTTTTGTGAATTTTCATGAGCCATAGATCTGAGTTTTTTGTATTTACAAGTGTTGCTAGCTTCTGGGATCTAAGGACAAACCTCacctaaaacatttttttgtataGATGTCATgcacatggagaaaaatgtttgtgatagtttaattgacacccttcttaacattaaagaCAAGACAAATGATGGTTTGAAGTGTCATCAAGACTTGGTTGAGATGGGTATATGAGAGCAGTGGCATCCAATCTCACAAGGTCGGCGCATGTATCTACCCCCAGCATGTCACACAATGTCAAGAAATGAGAAAAGGAGTTTTTGTCAATGTCTGCATAATgttaaagtcccacaaggatactcttcaaatatcaagagccttgtaTCCGTCAATGAGCTGAAATTGGTTGGCTTgaaatctcatgattgtcatgtaTTAATGCAACAACTATTGCCTGTAGCGATTCGGGGAATCTTGCCTGACAAAGTTCGGGTTGCCATAAGTCGTCTGTGCTTTGTGTTTAATGCTAtctgtagcaaagtcattgaccctAGATGATTGGATGAATTGGAGAACGAGGCTGCCATTGTCCTTTGTCaaatggagatgtattttcctccatcattttttgacataatggtTCATTTGATTGTTCATCTAGTGAGGGAGATCCAGTTGTGTGGTCCAATTTTTTTACGGTGGATGTATCCAGTTGAGTGGTACACGAAGGTGTTAAAGGGGTATACGAAGAATCAATACCGACCAGAAGCTTCTATTGTGGAAATGTATGTTACTGAAGAATGTATCGAGTTTTTCTCCCAGTACATTGAGGGTGGTAAATTTGTTGGGCTTCTTGAAGGTCATCATGGTCCAAATAGGGGGGGGGGTAAGGGTACACGAGAATACAATGTTGTCACAATGACTTGGCACGAGGTGTCACAAGCGCATCTTTATGCATTAAATAACACAGCAGAGGTCATTCCATACATAGATGCTCACAAAAAAGAACTCACAGCAATGAACCCAAAACTGAACATGATGAGGGTTTTGCAAGAGCACAATAGAAGTTTCATTAACTGGTTTAGAGAAAGAATATTTCTTGATGACGATGCTTCTAAAACATTAAGATTGTTAGCTATTGGACCAAATCTGAATGTACCGACTTGGAAAGGGTATGATATCAATAATTATTCCTTCTACACCAAGTCTCAAGATGACAAAAGCTCAATGCAAAATAGTGGTGTGACTGTTGATGCTGATTTTGATCACTTTTCCAGTGCAACAGAGAACAGTCCTATTCGAGCATccatgccttactttggagtgATTGAACAAACTGGGAGGTTGATTACAATGAATTTAGAGTTCCTTTGTTTAAGTGTAAGTGGGTCAATGGCAATACCGGTGTCCGTCAAGATGAATTCGGATTTACTTTAGTAGACCTAAATAAGGTGGCTTACATGGACGAACCTTTTATTATGGACGAACAAGCAAGACAAGTGTTTTACGTCCAAGATCTATGCAATTCAAGATATTAAGTGGTTCTACAGGGAAGACCAAGTCATTTAAATGACGCACAAGATGGTTccacgcttgacatttgtgagaCACCAAGTTTTTCCACAACAATGCCTTCTATAAACGAGTCTCCCGACGTTGATGATGTACACACAACTCGTAATGATCATAATGAAGGACTATGAGAGAACATTGTGACGTAACAAAATCGTATGAAAGTAACATAACAAGcttattgtgttatttgttttgtaatttattaatGTTGATATTTCCATTTACCTAAGTATATGTTATTTGTAAGTCCTTATTGTaaacatatttgttttattttgacagGGTCATGGGAACACCACCGCCATTACCCCCGCAGTCAGATGTTCAATTGGAGGCTATGTCTAGGAATACTAAACAATCCACACGGCTCAGACAGTTGACTTTAAGAACCTTGGACCTAGTAAGGGATGACATCTTGGTAAGTGACGTTAACATTCAacagtgtattttttttataacaatttaagTGTTTAAACCTTTGAAATTATGCAAGTATTACAAAACAATTTGTTATGTAGGAAAAATTTGATATCCCATAAGCGCTGAATGCAAAGAAAAAGGTCATGTCCATTGTGGCCACTAaatggaggcaatttaaatcAACCCTCACCACTAAATTTGTCTATGCTAACTCTAAGGGGCAACATAAACAGATCCTTCGGTAAAATATGGTCTAGATCCACACACTTGGGAGGAATTTGCTGTAAGCCGCAAAAACCCTAATTGGCAGGTTAGGTGtttatttctttgattttgacTGTGTATTTCTCATTAAGGAAAGCATTTCAATTTGTTTGATTCGAAAAATATATGGTACATGACAGGGAATCATAAAAAAGATGCAGGAAATCCAAAAATACAATGACTGTCCCCATTTACTTTCTCGTGGGGGATATGATTTGCTTGAAAAGAAGCTCTTAGacgagaaaataaagaaaagacaacATGAAGCAATGATGACAAAGAATACAACACAGATTGACGACCCCCCATCTCCCATTGAAAGACATGTTAAGTGGAAGTTGGCACGCATAAAGTGATATGGGCAGATGACATCTCAGGCGGAACAAGAAATATCTGATAAAATTGTGAGTTGgttcttcaatttttattacaattatttgaatttaaatttattctttgtttgtgttttaCATATAATTAGTATTACTTGTTATTTTATCAACAATTATACCTAAGTTTATTGTGTGTTTATTTTGTGCTTGATGAAGGACTCATTGGAAGAACAGACGACACAAGGTACGTTTGTCCCCCATGGTCGTGATGACATACTTAAcactgccattgggcgaccagatCATGGAGTTCATGTTCGTGCAACAGGGTCTGGGGTCACAATAACTCAATACTATGGAAGGGCATCACGTGGCTCCAGTACCTCATCCACATCCATCAGCCAACAACAGTTGGCTAAAATCATAGGAACCCTTAAGGAAGAGTGGAGGAAAGAATTtcaagaagaaagcaaacaaacTCTAGAGCTATTGAAACAGGAGTTGAAGGAGGCCATCATAATTGAGATGTCATAAGGGGATCGCAGATCTCAACACCTACTAAGGCATATATACATGTGTTAGGTGCACGAGTCATCACAAAGGGGAGCAATGCTGAAGTTGCTGTGAACACATTTGGGGAAGACCATGTTACTCATGTGATACTGACTATAGGGTTGTATGTCCATTGTCAAGATTCTACATAGTTGGTGGCCTTGGGAAAAATATATGATGGAGGCCCTACCATACATAGTCTAGCTTATGCAAATGATGTGGTAAGGGTTAGTGTTGACAAAGTTATTAACGGTGATGCTGAAGTCCCGTTACCTACATCAAAAATTAAGTATGTCAGGCAGGCCCTTAACACATTCATTGCATGGCCAACACCGCTTGTAAAACTGGTATCAAATGaggtattttagtttttctgttttcCAAATGTATACATTAGCTTGATGTATTTATTGGTTAattattggtttaattattGGTTTTGTTAATCATATAAGTTTCAGCCATTAGCCCAAATAAAGTGACTGAAGTTATTCAACTGGTGAATGATGTTGTTGTAGATGACCCCTTGCGTGAGTTGATAAAAAGCCTGGTTGACATTTATGAGAAGCCTGTTCAGTTGGTGTGGGATGTTAGTAAATTTGGAATTCCAGATGTAGATGCATCCTTGTTCATAACATGTGCTGATGTCAACAAAATAATATCAGGCATACAATGTTTGAACATAGCTATACTACACTTGTGGACCATGTAAGTAAAATTGATGCCATTGATTAATAAATCTCATATTGGTGCACTATATACATGATGATAACTGAATTTATGAAATGTTCAAAATAGGTATATGGATGAATGGAGTAATAGCTTGGGTCATGGACcagtgtatggattccttgagccgCAATCAATACTCAATGCAAAGGATAGACGTGGCCAATGTCAAGAATACATCGAGAAATGGCTTAAGGAATCACACCGAGAGGTGTATCTAGGAGCTTATTTGAATCagtaagtaaaataaatttatggtaTCCCTGTAAAGGATGTTTGTGTTATTCACACAAAACTGTTGTGTCAATTGTAGGACGCATTGGCAGCTGGTTGTTTTGTGTCTTACAAACAATGTTGTTGTGTGGTTTTGTTTGTTGCGGAAAAATCCAGATGTTCATATAAAAGCAGCAATTAACAAGTTAAGTAACATATTTTAAGTCATT contains:
- the LOC102668301 gene encoding protein indeterminate-domain 11; protein product: MSNLTSTFAEARASSDNRTEIGTDYSQQYFTPPQTQTQPPLKKKRNLSANPDPKAEVVSLSPKTLLASNRFICEICNKGFQRDQNLQLHRRGHNLPWKLNQRSSKEIIRKKVYVCPEASCMHHEPSRALGDLTGIKKHFCRKHGQKKWKYDK